Within the Setaria viridis chromosome 3, Setaria_viridis_v4.0, whole genome shotgun sequence genome, the region GTgaccccaccccgccgccggcccacgCCACCCCGCCTCCCTCCCGTGCCCGCaccccgcctccggcctcccttgccccctccgccgccgcttgcccgcggcctccgccggccccgcgaGCGCCCTCGCCGGCCCCCCGGcgccccacccccgccgccggctcccgcgcgcgcccctcgccttgcccccgccgccggcccccgcgcgcCCCCAGCCTCCcttgccccgccgctgccccgggaccagcccccgccgcctcggGACCCCGCCGTCGACCCCGGCTCTCCCTGCGCCGGGTCCCTCGCCAGCCCCCgggaccccgccgccggctctccctgcgccgcccctgccccccggcggccggcgccctgCCCCCTGCGTGACAGGTAACAGGGACTCaaagtttgttttgttttcaatGCTGAGAAAGAAATAGAATAGGAATTAGCTAATTCTAGTTTTCTAGTTCACTGTTTAAACATTTAACATTTCATCTAGTGTTTATGATCTGTTTTCAAGGGTATGCAATGGTGTTTTACATGGTCAGATCAGAGAATGTTGAACATAAAAGATATGCTGTGTGACGACAGCTCATTGATGTTTAGTTAATCTCTCTTTCAGCATTATGCTCAGATAGTGCTGTTTCTTGTTTTGCTGGTAGAAAAGTATAGATTCTCCCTTTTACTACCTGTCAGTGGGATGGAAACACCTgcatcaccaattcaccatttGTTTATTTGGTGCTAAGTCCTCATATCCTTTTGTCCTCTGAAGCTGATTTTATTTCATGTGGCCACACACTGAGATTTTGCCATCGTCCATTAGCATGACACAAGCTATAATGAAATTACTGCATGTTCAGTATAAGCCTGTGCCATATATAATAATGTgatgtcaagaaaataaataagtTATTTACATCTTCCTATGTGATGCGCAAAGTCTATTTTTCAGTTCCCAAAGGTCAACTACCATTGCTAAGGGAAGTGTAGAAGGGTTCTGTTCCTTTTTCTTGCTATAGCAAATGGTCAGGAAATCACCTAACAGAAACCGGCTGGTTTTTATCAATAAAGTTAAAACTGGATCAAATCTGGAATCTAATGTATATGCCAAATCCCAAATCTGTAATCTTTTTGCTTCCAAAACTTGAAAATCTCAAAACAAGCTAGTTTAGACAGCTGTTTACCTTTGAACTGAACCTCAGCATTGACTTAGTTACTAAGAAGTTCTTCTGATGAACAGTGTCAGATCCGACTGCTTATAGTAACTGCTTTGATGATCATGTGCTGCTATCTTTAATAGGTTATGCGGCCGCCGCTCCCTGCCCCGCCctgccgccgtcgtccgccTTGCCCTCCCGCCACCCTACACCTTCGACTTGCCGTGGTTTTGTAAGGTATAAGATGtgtatgtggttgtcggccatcgtacTGTTGGTTTGGTGtgtatgtggttgtcggccatcgtgctgttttatttgttgcaggttttggaaacctcaccgtgcaggggaggtgctgccgaaaattACATTTGATACTATTATGTtcctttttttgcaggagaggctattgCACcatcctcgactcgtcactttgtaGGACAGCAAGGTGAGGAATGGAAGACCCCTCTTTCTGTAtcatgttcgtatatcacgtaacctaggcATCTCCTGTTCGAGAGAGATatggttggaaatatgcagatctttgcatatatATAATGGTATCTGTTTTgaattgtccacattttttggaTAGCTCGAGGATGTGTAGATGGGgtagtttccatgctctacttAATTGTCCACatttattttgcatatctttctaAGCACATTTTGTTTATCTGTGctaattggtttactctttttaattgcaggtgattgaacaatggtcAGCGGTGTGAGGAGGGTAACGTCGCTTTACGCGAGATCGACCGATGCAGCTGAAGAGTCCGATGCAGCTCAGGAGTCCGGGAGGGgtcgagggaggggtggagcCAGGGGTCGAGAGAAGGGTGGGGCAGGGGTCGAGGGTGGAGGCAGTGGTCGAGGgaagggtggaggcaggggtcgaggaaaggcTCGAGCGAGACCACCATCGCCTGTagcttcctcctcgtcgtctgaggaggaggaggtaccttcctcGCACGCCTCTGGTGATGAGGAGGTACAGGTGGAGCAGGaccaggtggaggaggaggcagggggtTCCGGTTCCTCTAGTTCGTCGCGtatctggttgcgaggtccctcgacCCTCCCAAAGCGACCGATACCTCTTGAGAGACGCCCGGTTATTCAACCCTCATGGAAAAGGTAAGTAACTTTAGATGTTATCACtaatttttcatttgatatgttgaaaattacaataaaaactaataatttatcttaATCACTTGGGCAGGGGTTTTACGAAGGTCGGTGGGGGTGATCACGCACGCCATCCCAACGGCATccttggtcttttgtgcaggctACACTTCCCTGGTTTGGTGGAGTTCGACGGAACGACgaagccggcctacacgtgggagcACTACGTCGCCGTCTGCGATGCCCTTGATCAGGATGGTAGGGTATTCCCcaacaaggcggagcgggtgaaggccgagctgtgggtaagtcttcCTCGCACTACATTGCTCAACACATTGCATTCActggacattcttgaaataatgacTGGATACATTGtgtctatatgcaggacttcttcAGATGCCAAGAGGGATACGAGGCCAGGGCAGCTACTGTGGCTCACGAAGCCGCCAAGAAACTTGtaaaggacatgcactacgaggcgcgtgttcaggccatcatcgactacTACGCTAGCTACAGAAGAATGAAGATCAATAAAACTAAGGCAAGAACCATGAAGCTGACCCGGGAACAATACTTGCAGGTAAATGTGGAACATTAATACTTATTTTTCCGAGATTAATTACACTTAACTTCATCTTCTTAATGTCATACACTTGATGacgtaggtgcctccgtggtggtgcatCCAACATTGCCAGTGCTGGGAATACATGGTGGACAAGTGGTGCAACCCCAAGTGGGAGGAGACGCACAACGCTTGCCGAGATCGGCGTTTGCTGATGCCaggtgcaccacaccatcaagggaACCTCAGCCTCGACGAATACGCGGCTAAATGGGTATgcgaattcatttctttattctaacgctcaattctgcataatttctaatcattttGCTTTTTTTCGCAGTCGTCGTCACATGGTGGCCAGCCTTGCTCCCAGTTCAAGGCATGGGCTTTGTCccacaagggcaaggcgacggacAACATCGACTACAATCCAGAGGACCCGCCCTCGGCGTACAGCAATGCGACCGTCCACAACCGCCTCAATGAATACACAACGATGGCAAGGGAGGTCCATGGACCAGAGTACGATCCGAGCACCCAGGAACTTGATGGAGAAGTTGTCATGAGGGTGGGAaaaggcaagaagcatggccggtacTGGATTGGGGACAGCACAATCGACACGGCcactactcccactctctcccagattcGAGCAAAGGGCACGAGTTCCAGCTCGGCCATACGCCCACGACCGGACACTACATGGTTCCAGATGGAGGCACTGCAGGTTATTCGTGTTTTATTCATCATTCATTGATTTTTACATACTTTTGTTTTGCATTgtaacattgggatgaaatattgtaggcccaggtgaaACAAGAAAGGAAGCGACGAGAGGAGATGGAGGCGAGGATGGAGGTAGATTGGCAGAGGGAGGCGAGAAGGATGGAGGCGAGGGTGGAGGCAGCTGAGCGGAGGGcagagcagatgttccagtataTGCAGGGTGTTTTTGAGAGGATGGGTCAACCTCcgccaccgaacctattccctCCATCTCCTACatctactcctgtgagtcactcgGCAAACTTATAATCACCGTTTGTAGTTTATGCAGAATCAATCTTACAAAGATGCCCAGACACTACAAACTAGAATTAAACTAGACACTAGAAACTCgaaataaactagaaactagaaaCATTGTGGTATATATGTTGCAGAACACAcaatagaaaagtgacttaTGCAATCTCACACATGCAaatctcttctcctttgtgtagaatcaatcggcggcatcGAATGAGCCATCAGACCCAGCTTTGTCGCAGTGGCCATCGTTGCCTCCTTAGTGACTGATGTCTACTTGTGGTTGCACGGCCACTTGTCTCACTTGTGGATTACTTGTCTCACTTGTTTGCATTTGTGGCAAAATACTTGTGGATTACTTGTCTCACTTGTCTAGTTGTGGTTGTGAATGTCTACTTCTAATGATGATGTTTATTTGTGTGTTGTGAATGTCTATTTGTGGTTACGAACtgcctgtgatgcttattgtgtgcttgtgatgcttattgtgtgcttgtgatgttTGTTTGAGAGGGGTCTGTTATACGTGACAACAATAAAAACTGGGTGGTTTAGGtcactttgccaagtgttacactcggcaaaaaggtcTTTTGCTGAGTGGCAtggcaaaaacactcggcaaagagatcAAATTCTATGCATTCTGGGAAGATTTTggtctctttgccgagtgtcaatgaCCTCTTTGTCAAGTGGCACAgcgacacttggcaaagagatCAAATTCTGGTCGGGGACacgaagctttgccgagtgtcaggaaAAACACTCGTCAAAGATttgaaaattgccgagtgtttttgccacaacactcggcaaagatttgaaatttgctgagtgtttttgccacaacactcggcaaagatttgaagtttgccgagtgcctttccgtatggcacttggcaaagtcGCCGTCATCATCTTCTCACCGTCGTCGTGACTTTAAGAGCTGTTTGCCGTTAAAATCGAAGCTGAGAGGCATTTGCCAAGTgctacactcggcaaagctactGTTTCCAAGTAGTGCATGAAACTTTTACATAACCTCGATTCAGTATGTTTGTTCATGAAAATAATGTAGTTATAATATTTTCAATAATATACCTTTTTAAGAGCATAAATATATTTCTATCATTTTAAATACATTGGTGTAAATACCGTCCCTAGATCATTTGGACTAAGAAATATGGAATACAATATTCGGAAAAGTGAAGTCTAAATAGTATCAACTATTAATATGGTTAAGGTGTACTTTGTAGGTGAGATGATAAGGGCAGGGACTAcatgtggagagagagagagaggggtccTAGATTCGAATTCTATATACCACACGTGtgtatttcgcgtgaaaaaaaTGTGCTTTCCCCTTCACCCATTCACACGGCAGCAACCATTGCACTCCTCGTGCTTGAGAGGTCGACGGCACAACATACTTCTCGCCACAGCGAAGGAAGACAGTGGTGCAGTCGAGGCCCCCTCACCAGAAACCACATGCAGCTGTGGCTTGCATGTGACAACAGTGTTCACGAGTGGGCAACCCCGCGATAGCAGCCTCAAGCTTCGCAAGTTGGGGCGATGGCAAGCCGAAGAAGCGTCAAACTTCACCTGATCAGGCACCATGACAACCTCTTTGAAGAATACTACGCGCACGAGCATGCATCCCCATGACACCGGTGTTGACGCTTACTCACTTGGTGGATCTTCCCAGCTTATGACATTTTGGTGTATTAGGATGGATAAGTAGTTTTTGTTACATAGTATGGTTTATTGTACTTTAATTTGCTAAGGTATATACGGATAAGTTACGTTACatgtattttttataatttcctttttgttttgtaCTTCAAATTTAAAGAAATAATCTAGCCTCAAGCTTTGGAGGGTGCGAAAATCCACCTAGTAGTTTTCAAAATAACGAGCACGCGGCACCCTCATCTTTCAAGCGGCAGAGCACATCACACATATTGTTGATGCAAAATATGAGCTTCaagcttctgcgttgaacaacatggaggatacgggagatctgcttaactccagtacAGGTTTCAAATCGGCTTGCGAAGGTGCAAGGCGTGCTAGTTAATTTGACATGTAATTGACAAggaaacattaaattcctgagccgataGGCGGTGAAGCCTTCGAGCTCATAAATAGGGGTTACTTTGAATAAATACCATAAAAGTCAGGTTTTCAGAGTAATCATATGATGTAAATAAATAGAAGCATTAATGACATGTGtcatcggctatatgagccgaTGGGCTAAGATAGATGCAAGATAAAGCAGCAGCCATTAAAAGGGTCCTTGTTTACCGTGTACACGTTGAATCTAATTAATATCATCACCCGATAGATTGGACTTAACTAAGAAAGTATGGCTGAGATGGCATTAACTTCGATCTATAATCTAAAAGACTAGGATGCGACATCAAGGATAACTTGCCTACTGTTTACAAACCGATTAAACTAACggatctaattaatgtcatgagccGATAGATTGGACTTAACGAAGACAGTATGACTAAGAGGACATTAACTTTGACCCATTAGTTTAAAAGATTAGTAACGGCAGCAAGGCCTCGAATGCACAGTCATCGGCTCAAAGACGTCATCATGCTACTGGGAGATATGGATAAGACCCAACTGAGATATAGGCTCTCAATAGTAGCTTTTTGACGTTAAGGATCTGAgggctagcaatacgaggggtagAGGTAAAAGAtttatcggacctagcatatgcAAAGCAagtaaagcatgcaagatctaaccgGCCGATACGAttagataactggtgaacgctTAA harbors:
- the LOC140222393 gene encoding uncharacterized protein isoform X1; this translates as MVSGVRRVTSLYARSTDAAEESDAAQESGRGRGRGGARGREKGGAGVEGGGSGRGKGGGRGRGKARARPPSPVASSSSSEEEEVPSSHASGDEEVQVEQDQVEEEAGGSGSSSSSRIWLRGPSTLPKRPIPLERRPVIQPSWKRGFTKVGGGDHARHPNGILGLLCRLHFPGLVEFDGTTKPAYTWEHYVAVCDALDQDGRVFPNKAERVKAELWDFFRCQEGYEARAATVAHEAAKKLVKDMHYEARVQAIIDYYASYRRMKINKTKARTMKLTREQYLQVPPWWCIQHCQCWEYMVDKWCNPKWEETHNACRDRRLLMPGAPHHQGNLSLDEYAAKWSSSHGGQPCSQFKAWALSHKGKATDNIDYNPEDPPSAYSNATVHNRLNEYTTMAREVHGPEYDPSTQELDGEVVMRVGKGKKHGRYWIGDSTIDTATTPTLSQIRAKGTSSSSAIRPRPDTTWFQMEALQAQVKQERKRREEMEARMEVDWQREARRMEARVEAAERRAEQMFQYMQGVFERMGQPPPPNLFPPSPTSTPNQSAASNEPSDPALSQWPSLPP
- the LOC140222393 gene encoding uncharacterized protein isoform X2, coding for MVSGVRRVTSLYARSTDAAEESDAAQESGRGRGRGGARGREKGGAGVEGGGSGRGKGGGRGRGKARARPPSPVASSSSSEEEEVPSSHASGDEEVQVEQDQVEEEAGGSGSSSSSRIWLRGPSTLPKRPIPLERRPVIQPSWKRGFTKVGGGDHARHPNGILGLLCRLHFPGLVEFDGTTKPAYTWEHYVAVCDALDQDGRVFPNKAERVKAELWDFFRCQEGYEARAATVAHEAAKKLVKDMHYEARVQAIIDYYASYRRMKINKTKARTMKLTREQYLQVPPWWCIQHCQCWEYMVDKWCNPKWEETHNACRDRRLLMPGAPHHQGNLSLDEYAAKWSSSHGGQPCSQFKAWALSHKGKATDNIDYNPEDPPSAYSNATVHNRLNEYTTMAREVHGPEYDPSTQELDGEVVMRVGKGKKHGRYWIGDSTIDTATTPTLSQIRAKGTSSSSAIRPRPDTTWFQMEALQAQVKQERKRREEMEARMEVDWQREARRMEARVEAAERRAEQMFQYMQGVFERMGQPPPPNLFPPSPTSTPVR